Within Gemmatimonadota bacterium, the genomic segment GGCGGCGAGAGGGGCCAGCAGGCGGAACGATCCGGTCTTCATGATTGCAGGAAGAGAGGCTCGACGATCATCGTGACGAACAGGAATCCGACCAGGCTCAGGAGGGCCGGCCCGGAGGCCAACCCCAGCGCCGGGATCCCGACGAAGGCATGCACCATCACCACCGCGAAGCGGATCAGCGACCCCAAGCCCCATCCGGCGATCGGATTGGACTTCACGAAGGGCTTGGCGACCGCGTACGAGACGAGCTGCACCCCGAACGCGATGACCGCGCTGCTCCACACCGCCTTGGCCAGCTCCGTCCCGGGCTTCAGGGCAGTGATGCCCCAGGCCCCGCCGAAGATGACCACTGCCGCGAGGCCGGCGAACAGGAGGCCCCGCTTCACTGCTGCTGCTTCTCCCGCTTGGCCCGCGCTGCCGCTTCGTCGCGCTTCTGGTCGGCCATGAGGTTCCGGTACATCGAGTAGAAAGCCGCCCCGGCGCCCGTGAAGACGCCCACGTACAGGAAGATCGGCGCCGTCCCCAACCTCCGGTCCAACCACTGCCCAGCGTAGAGGAAGACGACGATGGAGGCCGCGAACTGGATCCCCAGACCGGCGTACCGTCCGGCCGCCCCCATCGAGCGGGCCGACCCCTCGCCCTCCAACCTCGCCAGCGCTTCCGGCAGAGGCACCTCGGGCCGCGGTTCGGGCCCTTCGGACGAGCGGGGGGATTCGGCCATTCCAGCCTCGAATTCTAGGAGCTTGTGAAAAAAAGCGCAAGCGACGCACCCACCCTGTCCTTAGGGGTGGAACTCACCTTCTCGGACCCCGGCCCGACACTAGCGAAAGGCACCCTTCGTGCCCTCGCGGAATCGTCCCTCCGGGCACCGCGTCGAAAGACGTACTCGGCGACCCTTCGCCGGACCGGATCACCCCATGCGCTGGACCCTCCGCCGGAAGCTCTCCGGCCTCGCCGCCGTCGGTGTCGTCGGCACCCTCCTCGTCGCCGCCGCCGGACTCACCGGCCTCCGCGCGGGCCAGCGCAGCGCCGCCGCCCTCGTCGCCGGCACCCGGCTGCAGCGCCATCAGATGGACGTGGACATGATGCACGACGCCATCCGCGCCGACGTCCTCGCCGCCATCCTCGCCACCCGCGACACCGACGCCACCGCCCTTCAGGGAACGCGGACGGAACTCGCCGAGCACACCGAGCGCATGCGCGAGTCCGTGACCGGCATGCGGGCGACCACCGACACCGGCATCGTCACCGCCGTCGCCGCCGTGACCCCGGTGCTCGACCGCTACCTCGCCTCCGCCGACGGCATCGTCGCCGGCCGCAGCGGCGACCTCCCCGGCTTCCTGCAGGACTTCGCCGCCCTCGAGCAGCAGCTCGAGCAGCTCGGCGACCTCATCGCCGCCACCGCCACCCGCACCGAGCAGGAATCGGCCGCCCGGCTCGATCGCTTCTCCTGGATCATGGGCACCGTCGCCCTCGCGGTGCCGATCGTCCTCCTGGCCCTCGGCCTCTGGCTCGCCGGCCGCATCGCCGACACCGCGCACCGCGTCGCCGTGCGCGTCGCTCAGCTCGAGTCGAGCGCCGTGCACGCCCTCGGCGCCGCCATGGAAGCCCTCGCCGATGGCGCCACCGACCGCGCCGTCGCGCTCGGCGTCGCGCAGGAGCCGGTGGACGGCGACGACGAGATCGCCGAGGTCGCGCGCTCGGTGAACTCGATCATCGCCCGCACCGCCGAGACCGT encodes:
- a CDS encoding AtpZ/AtpI family protein, with amino-acid sequence MAESPRSSEGPEPRPEVPLPEALARLEGEGSARSMGAAGRYAGLGIQFAASIVVFLYAGQWLDRRLGTAPIFLYVGVFTGAGAAFYSMYRNLMADQKRDEAAARAKREKQQQ